A part of Miscanthus floridulus cultivar M001 chromosome 6, ASM1932011v1, whole genome shotgun sequence genomic DNA contains:
- the LOC136459090 gene encoding uncharacterized protein, translating into MKKKGGGCGCLAAPMRALSRACDSACDLYVRGMSGCARGLPSGSSAGIVGRGFGGSGAASLRLRVSSDKADDLLRAAAASSRRQRRVAAEPAEPEPATVEAVGYGAGKMLGSAGGHVGWAVPAVRAPSRKRPVAATMDTIAEDAPCEFGPDGGACAVSSMKPSRRGGFGAVKAGSDDVFAR; encoded by the coding sequence atgaagaagaagggcggcggctGCGGGTGCCTTGCCGCGCCGATGCGCGCGCTGTCGCGGGCGTGCGACTCGGCCTGCGACCTCTACGTGCGCGGCATGTCCGGGTGCGCGCGCGGTCTGCCGTCCGGGTCGTCCGCGGGCATCGTGGGGCGCGGCTTCGGCGGCTCCGGCGCCGCGTCCCTGCGCCTCCGAGTCAGCTCGGACAAGGCCGACGACCTTCTCCGCGCCGCGGCCGCGTCCAGCAGGCGCCAGCGCCGCGTCGCGGCCGAGCCggcggagccggagccggcgACGGTGGAGGCCGTCGGCTACGGGGCCGGTAAGATGCTGGGCAGCGCCGGAGGCCATGTCGGCTGGGCGGTGCCGGCCGTCAGGGCCCCCTCGCGGAAGAGGCCCGTGGCGGCGACCATGGACACCATCGCCGAGGATGCGCCGTGCGAGTTCGGCCCAGACGGCGGCGCCTGCGCTGTCTCCTCGATGAAGCCGTCGCGCCGCGGGGGTTTCGGCGCCGTCAAGGCGGGGAGCGACGACGTCTTTGCACGCTGA
- the LOC136459092 gene encoding EKC/KEOPS complex subunit PCC1-like → MAAASVPPASSSGGWDFTCNLEVDYGSEENASIVYKTLAVDKELQPDKVKREMTLSGSKLAVHFAAVEARFLRASFSAFVDLMGLVTKLVEEYGVAKEEHS, encoded by the exons ATGGCTGCCGCTTCCGTTCCACCAGCATCTTCCTCCGGCGGCTGGGACTTCACCTG TAACCTTGAAGTTGATTATGGGTCTGAGGAAAATGCATCCATAGTCTACAAAACATTAGCAGTTGACAAGGAG TTGCAGCCTGACAAGGTGAAGAGGGAGATGACTCTATCAGGCAGCAAGCTGGCCGT GCACTTTGCAGCCGTGGAGGCCCGGTTTCTGCGAGCATCGTTCAGCGCATTTGTCGACCTTATGGGACTCGTGACGAAGCTTGTCGAGGAATATGGTGTGGCCAAGGAAGAGCATTCTTGA
- the LOC136459091 gene encoding uncharacterized protein, whose protein sequence is MSWLVRSIAATLSSAHSDDDESECPSGDKSPPRAFDPTGADTGESDEQPDTPSRGVKGDISELTESLTRRFWGVASFLAPPPVEGETEEEEEEEEVEEEETAAAAEVPQSPRIDGIRSDLAEIGGRVKTGISMLSNAGAVAEISRIASSFLPFGPGDQGEEEEGEAVGVNEEVVVFVSNISKHPKTWLDFPLFVDDRHTDDFELSDAQYGHAVAIERLVPSLSYLRTELCSTNMSEACFWKIYFVLLHSKLSKQDAEILSTPQILEAREGLLQSSPTKNKLLSENRNTTEPEESELSPSSIQNKHGVSEAPSFQELTSDPVPNVEADKHLISSTEAEIVDKSVIQEELVMKTEAKSLPTEKSNPHPAEDDDEKEVDDWLQDVDHVPSKTGNTTAVGEEEDVSFSDLEDD, encoded by the exons ATGTCATGGCTCGTTCGCTCCATCGCCGCCACACTCTCCTCCGCCCACTCTGACGACGATGAATCCGAGTGCCCCTCCGGCGACAAGAGCCCGCCGCGCGCCTTCGACCCCACCGGCGCTGACACCGGGGAGTCCGACGAGCAGCCAGACACCCCGAGCCGTGGCGTCAAAGGCGATATCTCGGAGCTGACCGAGTCCCTCACCCGCCGGTTCTGGGGTGTTGCCTCCTTCCTCGCGCCACCGCCGGTTGAGGGAGagaccgaggaggaggaggaggaggaggaggtggaggaggaggagacggccgCCGCCGCGGAGGTGCCTCAGTCCCCACGGATCGACGGGATCCGCAGTGACCTGGCGGAGATCGGGGGCAGGGTGAAGACCGGCATCTCGATGCTGTCGAACGCCGGCGCAGTGGCGGAGATCTCCAGGATCGCGTCGTCGTTCTTGCCATTCGGGCCCGGGGAtcagggggaggaggaagagggcgAGGCGGTCGGTGTGAACGAGGAGGTAGTGGTGTTCGTCAGTAACATCTCAAAGCATCCAAAGACATGGCTCGATTTCCCCTTGTTTGTTGATGACCGACACACGGATG ATTTTGAACTGTCAGATGCACAGTATGGACATGCAGTTGCTATAGAGCGCCTTGTGCCAAGCCTATCATACCTCAGGACTGAGCTTTGCTCTACCAATATGAGTGAAGCATGCTTCTGGAAGATATATTTTGTGCTTCTCCATTCGAAACTCAGCAAGCAAGATGCTGAAATTCTTTCAACACCACAA ATCCTGGAAGCAAGAGAAGGACTATTGCAAAGTTCACCAACAAAGAACAAGCTGTTATCAGAAAACAGGAATACTACAGAACCTGAAGAGAGTGAGTTGTCACCGTCAAGCATCCAAAACAAGCATGGAGTATCTGAAGCGCCGTCATTCCAAGAACTAACTTCTGACCCTGTGCCGAATGTTGAGGCTGACAAGCATCTTATCTCAAGTACCGAGGCAGAAATAGTTGACAAGTCTGTAATTCAAGAAGAGTTGGTGATGAAAACTGAGGCCAAGAGTTTACCCACTGAGAAATCTAACCCTCACCCTgcggaggatgatgatgaaaaaGAAGTAGATGATTGGCTACAGGATGTGGATCATGTGCCCAGCAAAACTGGCAACACCACTGCAGttggggaggaggaagatgtaTCCTTCAGCGATCTAGAGGATGACTAG